The Etheostoma cragini isolate CJK2018 chromosome 15, CSU_Ecrag_1.0, whole genome shotgun sequence genome window below encodes:
- the kcnj19a gene encoding G protein-activated inward rectifier potassium channel 1, with protein sequence MAALRRKFGEDYQVVNTNRAATFSAPVKKKRQRFVDKNGRCNVQHGNLGGETSRYFSDLFTTLVDLKWRWNMLIFILTYTIAWLVMASMWWIIAYIRGDLNHGHDASYTPCVANVYNFPSAFLFFIETEATIGYGYRYITEKCPEGIILFLFQSLMGSIVDAFLIGCMFIKMSQPKKRAETLMFSQDAVISQRDGKLCLMFRVGNLRNSHMVSAQIRCKLIKSRQTPEGEFLPLDQCELDVGFGTGADQLFLVSPLTICHEINPKSPFFDLSQRSLMNEEFEIVVILEGIVETTGMTCQARTSYTEDEVLWGHRFLPVMSLEEGFFRVDYSQFHSTFEVPTPPYSVKEHEEKNSLPSPLSTPTPTLTESYGARRDRVFSVDCINISEERRGGIGGRLPSKLQRMSSSGKEDLQRKVLLLSSQHSEKACSTGDLPLKLQRLNSSPGPEAENRLQLKSLKVGFDPMTQSTGDLYLHSPMPKLSPSPVPMHSPLLSARGRPEDNLPAKLRKMNADR encoded by the exons ATGGCGGCACTTCGTAGGAAATTTGGCGAAGACTACCAGGTAGTGAACACAAATCGGGCGGCCACTTTTTCTGCTCCGGTTAAGAAGAAACGCCAGCGCTTTGTGGACAAAAACGGTCGCTGCAACGTGCAGCACGGAAACCTCGGTGGAGAGACCAGCAGGTACTTCTCTGACCTCTTCACTACGTTGGTAGACCTAAAGTGGCGATGGAACATGCTCATCTTCATCCTAACGTACACGATAGCTTGGTTGGTCATGGCATCTATGTGGTGGATCATCGCTTACATCAGAGGAGACCTAAATCACGGCCACGACGCGTCCTACACCCCATGTGTGGCCAATGTGTACAACTTCCCTTCAGCTTTCCTGTTTTTCATCGAGACTGAGGCCACGATCGGTTACGGCTACCGGTACATTACAGAGAAGTGCCCAGAGGGCATCATTCTCTTCTTGTTTCAGTCGCTGATGGGCTCCATAGTGGACGCTTTTCTCATCGGCTGCATGTTCATAAAAATGTCCCAACCTAAGAAACGCGCAGAGACGCTCATGTTCAGTCAGGACGCAGTGATTTCCCAGCGAGATGGAAAACTGTGCCTCATGTTCCGTGTGGGCAACCTGCGGAACAGCCACATGGTATCTGCTCAGATCAGGTGCAAACTCATAAAG TCCCGTCAGACACCCGAGGGCGAGTTCCTGCCTCTCGACCAGTGTGAACTGGATGTTGGTTTTGGGACAGGTGCGGACCAGCTCTTCCTGGTGTCTCCGCTCACCATTTGCCACGAAATCAACCCCAAGAGTCCATTTTTCGACTTATCCCAGCGCTCGCTCATGAACGAAGAGTTTGAGATTGTCGTTATCCTCGAGGGCATTGTGGAGACTACCG GTATGACATGCCAGGCACGAACGTCATATACCGAGGATGAGGTTTTATGGGGCCATCGCTTCCTGCCAGTGATGTCCCTGGAGGAGGGCTTTTTCAGGGTAGACTACTCTCAGTTCCACAGCACTTTCGAGGTACCGACACCACCGTACAGCGTCAAAGAGCATGAAGAGAAGAATTCACTGCCCTCGCCTTTGTCCACTCCTACCCCCACACTGACTGAGAGCTACGGTGCCCGGCGTGACCGGGTGTTTTCCGTGGATTGCATCAACAtatcagaggaaaggaggggAGGGATTGGAGGTCGACTGCCGAGCAAGCTGCAGAGGATGAGTTCATCCGGGAAAGAGGACCTGCAGAGGAAGGTGCTGCTGCTCAGCTCCCAGCACTCGGAGAAGGCCTGCAGCACAGGAGACCTGCCACTCAAGCTTCAGCGCCTCAACTCCTCGCCGGGGCCCGAGGCGGAGAATCGGCTGCAACTCAAATCCCTCAAGGTGGGGTTTGACCCCATGACCCAATCTACTGGTGACCTGTACCTGCACAGCCCAATGCCCAAACTGTCCCCTTCTCCAGTCCCCATGCATAGCCCACTGCTCTCAGCCAGAGGGAGACCAGAGGACAACCTGCCAGCGAAGTTACGGAAGATGAATGCTGACCGCTGA